In one window of Arachis ipaensis cultivar K30076 chromosome B06, Araip1.1, whole genome shotgun sequence DNA:
- the LOC107605063 gene encoding uncharacterized protein LOC107605063 has protein sequence MKREGRQHGMVRTYIILPSPLNPRPKTRPVTQLDSPPTAGLFTKVSSKPTNHSKFTGKCGTPRCTGCHLHPACKSKDKTKGTHKDKNWRVTNEPDLNFRGLSATRMLDHLSSYGDDYVEDEIHYDVNDPCTSEVDGDRVNKDDGICVSEIVFDFKVDHVEEKYEDWYLVESCA, from the coding sequence ATGAAGAGAGAGGGTCGTCAGCACGGTATGGTAAGGACTTATATTATCCTACCATCACCACTAAACCCAAGACCCAAGACCCGGCCCGTTACCCAGTTGGATTCCCCGCCCACTGCTGGGCTTTTCACCAAGGTGTCCTCTAAGCCCACCAACCACTCAAAGTTTACCGGCAAGTGCGGGACTCCACGGTGCACCGGCTGCCACCTCCACCCTGCTTGCAAGTCCAAAGACAAGACTAAGGGCACCCACAAGGACAAAAATTGGCGGGTCACGAACGAACCCGACTTGAATTTTCGCGGGTTGTCCGCAACCCGGATGTTGGACCATCTTTCTAGTTACGGGGATGACTACGTGGAAGATGAGATTCACTATGATGTGAATGATCCGTGCACTTCAGAAGTTGATGGTGATCGGGTGAACAAGGATGATGGTATTTGCGTTTCGGAAATTGTGTTTGACTTTAAGGTGGATCATGTTGAAGAAAAATATGAAGATTGGTATTTGGTGGAATCTTGCGCATAA